atatatatatatatatatatatatatatatatataatatattttatatatttataaattttaataagttttaatatataaaaaaaaggaccAAATCGAAAATCACCATATAAATGACATCAGTAATTTAAAGgagatatatatgaaaaaaagaaatatatagattaacaaaaaaaaaaaaataaaataaaataataaaaattacaaacttgttatatatatatatatatatatatttattatttatttatgtatatatgatcAACTTCATTTTGtctgttaaaaaaaatgaagcgaaatatataaatttcctTTAATTTTAGTGATACTGCCATCTAACCGATTTTCTCTTAAAAACTCCTTTCAGAACTTTAGTTTTACCATCAACTGATCTTAACGAATTAGTTGTAAATTTTCTATTTgttttaatacatttattattattaaatatagaaTGTAAGAAATTATTTCGAATGgccattttattatatgtgttaTCTTCTTCATTCCGTTGTCCCTTTTGATGACATAGTTCCTCATTTGTATCATGTGAATAATTTTGAttgttttctttcttttttagtTGTTCGATatgtaaattaaataaagaaaatttgGAAACAAACATCTTGCCTgctttgaaaaaaatgattttataaaatttttttaatggcTTTTTTGTATAGACATtccaataataattaatcattcttttattatatacctgactttttaatacatcatttaatttttgtatacTATCTcgtatgataattatattattagaaaataatatattatatatatttttaaaatatataaatctttTGTCATATCTCTTATCATCagtatgtattattttttcttcatcattatatGAAGTATCCTTATTTCTACATGTACcgatttttgtaatattcctttttaaactattatatttatctacacaaaaattaataaaatcataATACTCAAGATTActtctaaatatatttaaatttattttctgAATAATCtccatataattattcttataattattacagTAATCCAtacttttcatattattataaatatcgtccctatttattaataaataataatataaacttaATAAAGATGGACTACtcatgtatttataaaaaaaattaaaatttatacaataggttttattatacatttcAACTAGCCAATGAATTCCCtctatataattttcaaCAATATCcatttcttctttatatatcttttcaTCCTGACAAtgttgtaaataaaaattttttatataattctccATATGTATACTATTCTTCACCTTATCATTCCCccctatattattataatattcattataacattttacgttattttttaaaataggCACATCATCAcacttattattatcaccttTTTGAATATGTTGTATTTGATTTGTATTTAATtcgttattatttaatatttctacATTGTTATCCGATTGTTTCATATTCTTTTCAAAGTATTccttatctatatatttcataagaTGTGGGAAAtgttcatttaaaaaatcatAAGATGTTATATGCATagcgttttttttttttttggattttGATGAATAAACATATCTTTTatgatttttaaaataaattaagttACATTGAAACAtgtcattttcatttttagtAACATTTATGGTAAATGTATCTTTgtctaatatttttttactaattaattcatttattaataataaaggtGAACAGGAATTAGTTTGCttcatatacatttttttatcatttttaaaaaaacggATGTCATTAGAATTGTGGTAATgtctaatattattattattataaatgtttGTAAAGTGTACAAGTTTTTGTACTTcattaagaaataataaaaattcttttttatttattttgtaattatTACCATCTAATAAACCTTCataagtattattataactataTTCTCTTTCTCCTAaatcatcatatttatttatttcgaAATCAtccgttttttttttttcctcacAATTATTCctgttttttatattctcaagcattttaaaatatgctTCAAAAAAGATACCAAAATTCCCTTCTCTAATCTTAGGAAGATAATCATTACCTTTTAATATGAACAGGATTAATAAATCTGctttaattttatgaaaCCACTTGGGATAtttgtttaaaaataaattaataaatgtttttaaattgtataaaactttaatctttttctttttaacatTCTGTACATTTGTGGATTGTGTTTTTAAAAGGATCTTTTCAATATGATTTTTATCACCTGTCggacaaatattattataattaatattatcattattataattaatattatcattattataattaatattatcattattatgattaatattatcattattataattaatattatcattattatgattaatattatcattattataattaatattatcattattataattaatattatcattattataattaatattatcattattataattaatattatcattatgatTACTCCACCTTGTAATATccttttgtatattatcaCTATCAATATCATCttcatatttcttataaGCCCCATTCATTTTACagacattatttttatcctcTTTAAAAATGGGATCCCCCTTGATCactttatttttcataagatAATTTTCCttcttcatattattatcatttatttctacattaaatatttgatatgtgtatataaatatattatgaacattttttaaagaCAAACATTGTAACAATAAATCTGCATCTGCACCAACTATAACAAAAGATTCTTCTTCCACATTCGTTATATCATAATTTGTtgaattattcattttattatttgtcctaatttttttcttttcctcatattttaaattatcattttttatatcattgaACATTTCTTGTTTATAATGTAGAtgattcataatattttccttttttatttcgatcatattatttattttttcatcttcttttatttgtatatttttattaatttttatattttttatattttttatattttttacataattgCTTATCCAGTTCATCAGCTTAAGTTCCCCTTCTCCTACTTCCTGATCAGTTGAAATAAAAAACTTCacatgttcatatttttcaaaagataataaatgctttaaaaaatttacaagAAACTTTGagattttattaataaatatactaCCACATGTTATATCATTCACAAGATggttttctttattttttaatttacttTTGGctcttcttttaatttgtaattttaatttaGAAAATGGGCAAATGCCATCAATAGCAAATACCACATTTTTCTTGGgttcaaatttttttaaaacatttttaattaacCTTGtaagttttaaaaaataattatcataattaataaatttaacaTTTGCTTTATGAAGTAGTTGATTAAgatcaaataataaattatcgACTTCAAAGATTTTTTCctccttatatttttttcccttaCAAAAtgatttctttttatcatcatctatatcatatttattatatgtattatttatattgttatcatacgtgttatctttatttttaatattcctGTTTATCTCACAaccatcattataattattatcatcataattatcatcataattattatcaccattattatcaccattattATCACCACCATTATGATTCCTTTTATGTTTTCCTTTTGCTTTTTCTAATTTTCCTATGCAGTTCCAATCAATTAATTTATTCCTATCCACAATTTTTACACAACTAgggaaattatttataaccCATTTGTGTAAACCTGGAATCCCACATTTGGCTAGCtccaaaaagaaaaagaggaAAACTAGCCACATATAAATTGTGCGTTTGGGCATAtcattataaagaaaaatgcAAAAAACTGTcacgaaaaaaatatatatctaaacatataaataaatatatatatatatatatatatatagatatatatgggataatacaaaatactccccgtaaaaattaaaatgataaGTAAATTATGTATTAATCATCTATTTTTATGCATTCAAATATTTAcctttttatatgaatactacacgttattaaaaaaaaaaagaaattaaataaataaataaataaatacaaatatatatatatatatatatatatatatatatatatatatacaatataatgtTAATGTAACATTTGTAagattatacatattattcctaaaaataaattcaCTTTAAATGAAATACCttcaaaatattaatatatgtaaaacttatatttaatatacatttgattaatatatgtaacaaaaaaaaaaaaaaaaaaaaaaaaaacagcatatatattatatatgtttaatatattttcttttatattttatatattatatgttatatattattatatacttttCCAAATCTATAACAACCTACTTTTGACCATATCATAATttctacataaaaaaaaaatgacctCTTCTACAGTTTAGGAAGTATAAAAATGTGTttctttatatcatatatttaatataaatatatatatataaatataaatatatatatatatatatatatatatatatatatatatattaaattttaagttattataatttgtgtcattttcttttacaGACCCTTGGTAAGGTCACACAATTAAACCgttacaataaaaatattataaatggtATATTAAGTATTCCCTTTTGTTTTTACGTAAGTATAaaattatgttttattttattttattttattttattttgtttttttttctaaattgtTAATTTTGTttgaattaattatatatctaatgtaaacataaattaaaaagaataattaatataagtaaatttatataaatatggatatatatatatacatatatataaatatatatatatatataaatatatatatatatatataggtacATCCAAATTAAAcccttattattataaaaaaataaatgtgtatatataaataaataaataaaaagtggAGGTAGTagcataataaatatatgtatatattatttatgtataatatatttatttacttatatatattcaaaaaaaaaaaaaaaaaaaagcaaaaaaaaaaaaaattcattggttatatatatatatatatatatatatatatatattcatataaaaagtaaaatataactactttttttcaaatgttatatatgcaaagatatataaatggatatatatatataatatatttatatatatatatgtatatatgtatgtattcataaatgaacatatgtatatggaacttattaattttatgggtatatatataaaatatacatacatatatatatatatatatatatatatatattatatatgtgtgtgtataaatttttgtgtataccataaaaaaaaaaaaaaaaaaagaaacttataataataaatataattcttaataattaataaataataataataaaaaataaaataataaataaaataataaataaataaataaatacagtTCATTGATTTTTACCATCCGTTATTTATACATTGTGtccttattattttaaataatggaATAAATGTCGATTGGATAATgtttgaaataaatatataatatatatataatgtataatatatataatatatattatatatattatatatgacttgtattatattttatatatatatatatatatatatatatatatatatatatatatatatcatacaaCCGACTTGGTCATATGCTTTTGTCGCTCCTCCATAGTTATGTATGGACTTGTTCCTATTTCACCTCCTTTAGTTTCtttgataaagaaaaaaataaagaagaaggTTAAAATTGACATGACTGAAAAAACTATGAAAAGAATCGAAGGGGAtttcttaataataatgtctGATGGGAAGACAACAATAATTGCACAAACCCAATTAACTAATGATGCCAAGCTTGCAGCACTATCTTTTATTTCTGATGGAAACATTTCATGTAAATAAATCCATAAAACAGGTCCATAAGAAACAGCAAAAGAAATTATCATAACAAACGTTGCTACAATGGAAAGTATTTTAACAAAATTAGAATttctatttatttcattagcAATTGCTGTAGGTAAATAAGCAACTAAAACTCCTACACATCCCCATAGTAATAATGTTTTCCTTCCTAATTTTTCTACAATATAAATTGCTGGGAAAGTCATTAAAAAGTTCACAGCTGTCATTACAACACTTAATATGGTAATTAAATGACTATCTaaaaattctttatataattcatttgaATTGGACACTAAAACATTTATACCTGTAAATTGTTGTAAACCAGATAACAAACATCctaatattataacatatcTATATGATGGGATTTTTAATGctgataataaagataaagaatTTTTCTTTGCTGATTCATTTTGTTCAACAGCTTCTTTTATAGCATTCAATGGTTCATCTACATTATCTGtttcataaatttttttcaaaatgttTTTGGATTCTTCAATTCTTCCTTTctcaaaaagaaaatatggggtttcttctttaaaaaaaacaactaAAGCTAATATACCTATTAATGATATGACAGaaggaaataaaaacataagcCTCCACCATAATTTAGCGAACGAAGTTAATGGCTCAGTCGAATCAGCCTTAGGACCCTCACCCATTGCTAAGCCTAACATAACAGCTACAAATATACcaaatgttataaataattgATGCATTACACCATACGCACCCTTCTTATCTTTATGAGTCATCTCGGATATATACATAGGAACACTTACGGTAACTAAGCCTATACCAAAACCACTTAACAAACGAGCAAATAATATGGTATGGAAATGATGAGTAATGGACGTTAAAATACTtactaaaaagaaaaaattatatattattaataatgataacctTCTTCCAAATTGTACTAAATAACCAGAAAAACCACATCCTAACACAGCACCTATAAATACTGATGCTAACAAAAATGAACTCTGAATTGTATTATTGGAACAATTCAATCGATCCTTTTCTCCTTTACACCATTCAAATTCTACAACTATAAAATTCTTTATTGTATTTAACACACTCACTTGATAaccaaatataaatgatgctATGCATGctgataatacatatttaaacGATGTACTAAAAAATCCGCTCTTTCCATTCTTCTTTCCCTCATTCTCACTACATATATCTTTCGAACTTTTcgtcattattatataaataaaaaaaaaaaaaaaaaaaaaaaaaaaaaaaaaaaaaaaaaaccacaAACAAATATGAAACGtgaaaattaatatataaatgtataaaaatatatatttatgtgaataaatatatgtataaataaataaataaatatatatatatgtataaatatatatatatatatatatatgctcttttttttttttttttttttttttttctttttctttttctttttttatataataaatttaatttcctaaattttataattaaaaatgaaaaattttcCAATTcctcattttatatatatatatatatatatatttatatttatatatataattatatatataggaaaaaaaatatataaataaaaaaataatataataaaacaaactaaaaaaaaaatatgatagattaaaatatatgataaatatatattataaataaatataatataatataatataatataatatttaaattaaataaaaaaaataataaaaataattatatgttatatattatatttatatcaatatatgaatataatttaataaaaaaaaaaaaaaaaaaaaaaaattaatatatatataaaatatatataaatatatatatatatatataataatatgtatatgcatatattttttttttttcttatgtaaataataatattattataaatatataatatattttttttatttataattttttataataaaaattttcatttttgttatataaaatgttctATAGGAatgatatacatttttatttttttatttttttatttttttatttttttattttattattattattttttttttttttatcttttccgatttccaaaaaaatatttttttcaacctttttataaaataattctttatttatcctaaaaataataattaaaactaatgatatatgtaaaatattttatatatatatataatatattcatatcattgtaatttcatctttttttttttatatatataatatatatatattatatatatatataataattctactaaatttttactttttattttttatataaagcgaaaagaaataaattttaatcgaaggaaaaaaaaatatatttggaaaacatgtacatataacaatatgtaagataattttttttttttttttttagttaattttatatatatatatataataaatccttttttcttgaaaaaaaatatattttataattattccaTATTTGtgacatgaaaaaaaaaaaaaaaaaaaaaaaaacttggCGTTGTTTTTTATGAGGTTACTATGTACGCaaattatgtaataatattatatatatatatatatatatatatatatatatatatatgtttctttttctttttattttttttttttttgccttttttttcatagtTTCGTTTTATGTAGtcttgtattattatatattttatttgtattatattcttataatatttgtatgcattaaaaaatatacatatattatttttttttttattttatttatttttttttaacatttcttaatttatatgagtcactttatatatatatatatatatatttcttaaattttttttttaatatttttacatattgctcaaataatttattatttacttaTTTAAATGTGTTGCttcttcatataaataaaaagaacacATTTGTTCA
This sequence is a window from Plasmodium falciparum 3D7 genome assembly, chromosome: 2. Protein-coding genes within it:
- a CDS encoding 5'-3' exonuclease, putative — translated: MPKRTIYMWLVFLFFFLELAKCGIPGLHKWVINNFPSCVKIVDRNKLIDWNCIGKLEKAKGKHKRNHNGGDNNGDNNGDNNYDDNYDDNNYNDGCEINRNIKNKDNTYDNNINNTYNKYDIDDDKKKSFCKGKKYKEEKIFEVDNLLFDLNQLLHKANVKFINYDNYFLKLTRLIKNVLKKFEPKKNVVFAIDGICPFSKLKLQIKRRAKSKLKNKENHLVNDITCGSIFINKISKFLVNFLKHLLSFEKYEHVKFFISTDQEVGEGELKLMNWISNYVKNIKNIKNIKINKNIQIKEDEKINNMIEIKKENIMNHLHYKQEMFNDIKNDNLKYEEKKKIRTNNKMNNSTNYDITNVEEESFVIVGADADLLLQCLSLKNVHNIFIYTYQIFNVEINDNNMKKENYLMKNKVIKGDPIFKEDKNNVCKMNGAYKKYEDDIDSDNIQKDITRWSNHNDNINYNNDNINYNNDNINYNNDNINYNNDNINHNNDNINYNNDNINHNNDNINYNNDNINYNNDNINYNNICPTGDKNHIEKILLKTQSTNVQNVKKKKIKVLYNLKTFINLFLNKYPKWFHKIKADLLILFILKGNDYLPKIREGNFGIFFEAYFKMLENIKNRNNCEEKKKTDDFEINKYDDLGEREYSYNNTYEGLLDGNNYKINKKEFLLFLNEVQKLVHFTNIYNNNNIRHYHNSNDIRFFKNDKKMYMKQTNSCSPLLLINELISKKILDKDTFTINVTKNENDMFQCNLIYFKNHKRYVYSSKSKKKKNAMHITSYDFLNEHFPHLMKYIDKEYFEKNMKQSDNNVEILNNNELNTNQIQHIQKGDNNKCDDVPILKNNVKCYNEYYNNIGGNDKVKNSIHMENYIKNFYLQHCQDEKIYKEEMDIVENYIEGIHWLVEMYNKTYCINFNFFYKYMSSPSLLSLYYYLLINRDDIYNNMKSMDYCNNYKNNYMEIIQKINLNIFRSNLEYYDFINFCVDKYNSLKRNITKIGTCRNKDTSYNDEEKIIHTDDKRYDKRFIYFKNIYNILFSNNIIIIRDSIQKLNDVLKSQVYNKRMINYYWNVYTKKPLKKFYKIIFFKAGKMFVSKFSLFNLHIEQLKKKENNQNYSHDTNEELCHQKGQRNEEDNTYNKMAIRNNFLHSIFNNNKCIKTNRKFTTNSLRSVDGKTKVLKGVFKRKSVRWQYH
- a CDS encoding hexose transporter, with product MTKSSKDICSENEGKKNGKSGFFSTSFKYVLSACIASFIFGYQVSVLNTIKNFIVVEFEWCKGEKDRLNCSNNTIQSSFLLASVFIGAVLGCGFSGYLVQFGRRLSLLIIYNFFFLVSILTSITHHFHTILFARLLSGFGIGLVTVSVPMYISEMTHKDKKGAYGVMHQLFITFGIFVAVMLGLAMGEGPKADSTEPLTSFAKLWWRLMFLFPSVISLIGILALVVFFKEETPYFLFEKGRIEESKNILKKIYETDNVDEPLNAIKEAVEQNESAKKNSLSLLSALKIPSYRYVIILGCLLSGLQQFTGINVLVSNSNELYKEFLDSHLITILSVVMTAVNFLMTFPAIYIVEKLGRKTLLLWGCVGVLVAYLPTAIANEINRNSNFVKILSIVATFVMIISFAVSYGPVLWIYLHEMFPSEIKDSAASLASLVNWVCAIIVVFPSDIIIKKSPSILFIVFSVMSILTFFFIFFFIKETKGGEIGTSPYITMEERQKHMTKSVV